The following coding sequences lie in one Hyphobacterium sp. CCMP332 genomic window:
- a CDS encoding TerB family tellurite resistance protein, producing MFDAIKKMMSGGEKAEARLELDPHVAAAALLVEAALADGIYADVEAQQIRHILMAAFNLDGDAATAMQTKAEELAENATDHHQFTKVVKACLPTPERIAIVEHLWCVALADGEKSPFEDSFIRRVAPLLAVSDRERVLARSRAEAAARKS from the coding sequence ATGTTTGACGCCATCAAGAAGATGATGAGCGGCGGTGAAAAAGCCGAGGCGCGCCTGGAGCTGGATCCGCATGTCGCGGCGGCGGCGCTGCTGGTCGAAGCCGCACTTGCCGACGGGATTTACGCCGATGTGGAAGCCCAACAGATCCGGCACATTCTGATGGCGGCTTTCAATCTGGATGGCGATGCCGCAACGGCCATGCAGACAAAAGCCGAGGAATTGGCCGAGAATGCCACTGACCACCATCAATTTACCAAAGTGGTGAAGGCGTGCCTGCCCACGCCCGAACGCATTGCGATAGTCGAACACTTGTGGTGCGTGGCTTTGGCAGATGGCGAAAAATCCCCGTTCGAGGATTCCTTTATCCGACGGGTTGCGCCCCTGCTGGCCGTGAGCGATCGTGAGCGGGTGCTCGCCCGGTCGCGCGCAGAAGCCGCAGCCCGGAAAAGTTGA
- a CDS encoding CarD family transcriptional regulator, translating into MSKKTANDNRSFKKGDFIVYPAHGVGRVVGVEKDAVAGFEIEVYVVSFEQDKMVLRVPTAKADTSGMRQLSSDKIVKDAMKTLKGKAKVKRTMWSRRAQEYEAKINSGDLISIAEVVRDLHRAEDQPEQSYSERQLYESAIDRMVREVAAVESIEHDAARDMLSKTLLKKAA; encoded by the coding sequence ATGAGCAAAAAGACGGCTAATGACAACCGGTCCTTTAAAAAGGGCGACTTTATTGTGTATCCGGCGCATGGCGTCGGCCGCGTCGTAGGCGTGGAAAAAGATGCGGTCGCAGGCTTCGAGATTGAAGTCTATGTCGTGTCTTTCGAACAGGACAAAATGGTCCTGAGGGTTCCAACAGCGAAAGCCGACACCTCCGGCATGCGCCAGTTGTCCTCTGACAAAATCGTCAAGGACGCCATGAAAACCCTCAAGGGCAAAGCCAAGGTGAAGCGGACGATGTGGAGCCGCCGCGCCCAGGAATACGAAGCGAAGATCAATTCTGGCGATCTGATTTCCATCGCCGAGGTTGTTCGTGACCTTCACCGTGCTGAAGACCAGCCGGAACAATCCTATTCCGAGCGCCAGCTTTATGAATCAGCCATTGATCGCATGGTTCGCGAAGTGGCAGCTGTCGAGAGCATCGAGCATGATGCGGCCCGCGACATGCTGTCGAAAACACTTCTGAAAAAAGCGGCCTGA
- a CDS encoding efflux RND transporter periplasmic adaptor subunit has translation MTSQRGDQLRSLSIDRSEETATSGASILQVAGIAVLALIIGAGGSWWFTGRSGPAIESTPATPAQTATTTSSPATTPPAMPRASGLVASGYVVARRQATVSAEITGRIRDVFVEEGTRVEAGDILAQLDDERARLDLELLEARLSASRSRIGALTAQLEEARIVLERAQNLATRSIGSEAAVTAAQAQQASLIAQIAAARSDTVAAQVQVASQEDLIERHIVRAPFAGVVIAKNAQVGEILSPASAGGGFTRTGVATLVDMDSLEIEVDVNEGQIGRVVPGQTVEAILDAYPDWRIPARVEAIIPTADRARATIQVRVALDERDSRILPDMAARVTFLD, from the coding sequence ATGACTTCGCAAAGAGGCGACCAGCTGAGGTCGCTGAGTATTGACCGTTCCGAAGAGACCGCGACGTCGGGTGCATCCATCCTGCAGGTCGCCGGCATAGCCGTTCTCGCATTGATCATTGGTGCCGGTGGAAGCTGGTGGTTCACCGGCAGGTCGGGCCCTGCCATCGAGTCGACCCCGGCCACCCCCGCACAAACCGCCACCACCACATCATCGCCCGCCACCACACCTCCCGCAATGCCGCGAGCCTCCGGCCTCGTTGCGTCCGGCTATGTCGTGGCGCGTCGTCAGGCGACCGTTTCGGCGGAAATTACCGGCCGCATTCGTGACGTCTTTGTCGAAGAAGGGACGCGGGTCGAGGCAGGTGATATTCTCGCCCAGCTCGATGATGAGCGCGCGCGTCTCGATCTGGAGCTTCTGGAGGCCCGACTCAGCGCGTCCCGCTCCCGCATTGGTGCGCTGACTGCCCAGCTCGAAGAAGCCCGGATCGTGCTTGAGCGCGCACAAAACCTCGCGACGAGGAGTATCGGATCGGAAGCCGCTGTGACCGCGGCCCAGGCTCAGCAGGCCAGCCTCATAGCGCAGATTGCAGCCGCTCGATCCGACACAGTGGCGGCCCAGGTTCAGGTCGCCAGTCAGGAAGATCTGATCGAGCGCCACATCGTGCGTGCGCCGTTTGCCGGCGTTGTGATCGCCAAAAACGCCCAGGTTGGTGAAATTCTTTCACCCGCCTCTGCAGGCGGCGGGTTCACACGGACAGGGGTTGCGACGCTGGTGGATATGGATTCGCTGGAAATTGAGGTCGATGTGAACGAAGGCCAGATTGGCCGCGTTGTGCCGGGGCAAACTGTTGAGGCCATTCTGGATGCCTATCCCGACTGGCGCATTCCGGCCCGCGTCGAGGCCATCATCCCGACAGCCGACCGGGCGCGCGCAACCATTCAGGTCCGCGTTGCGCTCGATGAACGCGACAGCCGTATCCTTCCGGACATGGCGGCTCGGGTGACATTTCTGGATTAA
- the fdxA gene encoding ferredoxin FdxA — MTYIVTDACVRCKFTDCVEVCPVDCFYEGENFLVIHPDECIDCGVCEPECPVEAIKPDTEDDPDGKWLAINSKYAEIWPVISLKIDPPADAEKFETETGKFEKYFSEKPGKGT, encoded by the coding sequence ATGACTTACATTGTCACCGACGCCTGCGTGCGCTGTAAATTTACAGACTGTGTCGAGGTGTGTCCCGTCGATTGCTTCTATGAGGGCGAGAATTTCCTCGTCATTCATCCAGACGAGTGCATTGATTGCGGCGTCTGCGAGCCTGAATGCCCTGTCGAAGCCATCAAACCGGACACCGAAGATGATCCCGATGGCAAGTGGCTGGCGATCAATTCGAAATATGCCGAGATCTGGCCTGTCATCTCGCTCAAGATAGATCCACCGGCGGATGCTGAAAAGTTCGAGACCGAAACCGGCAAGTTTGAAAAATACTTTTCGGAGAAGCCCGGCAAGGGCACCTGA
- a CDS encoding ABC transporter permease, which produces MATVFSIALVVAVLMGFLAMANGFRATVSGSGSDEIAVILRAGSQAELNSGLSRDDVRLIEVAPGVAADADGNALVSGELYVIVDGMKRSSQTEANLPLRGVGQQAPALREGFTITEGRMFEPGAAELIVGASVQREFSGFDMGDTIRLGTNTWTVVGVFSTGGSLFDSEIWTDIGVLQNLYQRGNSVQSVRARLTSVDAISDFRTYAENEPRLNVDITSEREYFASSSGGTSNLIMFLGWPLAIAMAIGALAGAWNTMYSSVDTRTREIATLRAIGFSGGAAFVGTMVESMALAAIGGVIGAVTSYFLFNGVSASTLGGGFTQIVFSFSVTPAAMLNGIILALIVGFIGGFIPALRAARVPLLAVHAE; this is translated from the coding sequence TTGGCGACCGTCTTTTCCATTGCTCTGGTCGTGGCGGTCCTTATGGGCTTTCTGGCGATGGCAAATGGCTTCCGGGCCACTGTCTCAGGGTCAGGGTCGGACGAAATTGCCGTCATTCTCCGAGCCGGTTCGCAGGCGGAGCTCAATAGCGGGTTGAGCCGGGACGATGTGCGCCTGATCGAAGTCGCCCCGGGTGTGGCTGCCGATGCTGATGGCAATGCGCTCGTTTCCGGCGAGCTCTATGTGATCGTTGACGGCATGAAGCGGTCTTCGCAGACAGAGGCCAACCTGCCATTGCGGGGGGTAGGGCAACAGGCACCCGCATTGCGGGAAGGCTTTACGATAACCGAAGGGCGGATGTTTGAGCCCGGCGCCGCTGAATTGATTGTCGGTGCAAGCGTTCAGCGTGAATTTTCCGGCTTTGATATGGGCGATACGATCCGCCTCGGGACAAATACGTGGACGGTCGTCGGGGTTTTCTCAACCGGGGGGTCACTGTTTGATTCAGAGATCTGGACGGATATCGGTGTTTTGCAAAACCTCTATCAGCGCGGCAACAGTGTTCAGTCTGTGAGGGCCCGGCTCACCTCGGTCGACGCCATCTCCGATTTCAGAACCTATGCGGAAAATGAGCCTCGCCTGAATGTTGATATAACGTCGGAGCGGGAGTATTTCGCCAGCTCATCGGGAGGCACCTCCAACTTGATCATGTTCCTGGGGTGGCCACTGGCCATTGCGATGGCAATTGGTGCGTTGGCGGGGGCCTGGAATACAATGTATTCGTCCGTTGATACTCGGACTCGAGAAATCGCCACATTGCGCGCGATAGGGTTCAGTGGCGGTGCGGCCTTTGTTGGCACGATGGTGGAGTCGATGGCGCTGGCGGCGATTGGTGGCGTCATTGGCGCCGTAACCAGCTACTTCCTATTCAACGGGGTCAGTGCCTCAACGCTCGGCGGCGGCTTCACCCAGATCGTCTTTTCGTTCTCGGTGACCCCTGCCGCCATGTTAAACGGCATCATTCTGGCACTGATTGTGGGCTTTATCGGCGGGTTTATTCCGGCGTTGCGCGCGGCTCGCGTTCCGCTACTGGCGGTTCACGCCGAATAA
- a CDS encoding ABC transporter ATP-binding protein has protein sequence MTETGPLYTLTDLSKTYTRGKESITIFEALDMTISHGEFIAIMGPSGSGKTTLLNLLGGIDSPTSGEVEFEGGRIDNLSQGKLAAWRARHVGFIFQFYNLMPTLTAAQNVELPLMLTNISGKERKRRVMTALDIVGIADRSGHRPRQLSGGQQQRVAIARAIVADPEVLLCDEPTGDLDRTSADEILSTLQLLNKELNKTVIMVTHDPAAAKYARRELFLDKGRFVERASGHE, from the coding sequence ATGACTGAAACAGGTCCACTCTACACGCTGACGGATTTGTCGAAGACCTATACCCGCGGCAAGGAATCCATCACGATTTTCGAAGCGCTGGACATGACTATCTCCCATGGAGAGTTCATTGCGATCATGGGGCCATCCGGCTCGGGGAAAACCACCCTGCTGAACCTTCTCGGCGGTATTGATTCGCCAACTTCGGGCGAGGTCGAGTTCGAGGGGGGGCGCATTGACAATCTCAGCCAGGGCAAGCTTGCCGCCTGGCGCGCCCGCCATGTCGGGTTCATTTTCCAGTTCTACAATCTGATGCCAACACTGACTGCGGCGCAGAATGTGGAGCTTCCGCTGATGCTCACCAATATCAGCGGAAAAGAGCGAAAGCGCCGGGTCATGACGGCTCTGGATATTGTGGGGATAGCAGATCGGTCAGGACATCGGCCTCGCCAGCTGTCAGGGGGTCAACAACAGCGCGTCGCCATTGCGCGCGCCATCGTTGCCGATCCGGAGGTTCTGCTGTGCGACGAGCCGACAGGCGATCTCGACCGCACGTCTGCCGATGAGATTCTCTCCACCTTGCAGCTTCTGAACAAGGAGCTGAACAAAACCGTCATCATGGTCACCCACGACCCGGCTGCGGCAAAATATGCGCGGCGCGAGCTCTTCCTCGACAAGGGCCGCTTTGTGGAAAGAGCATCCGGCCATGAATGA
- a CDS encoding ABC transporter permease, whose translation MNEATLIRKGLFRKKMRAALLLISILIAFLIFGALGAFYSVFTAGVDVAAANRLITVNRINFTVSMPYAYWGRIQQVEGVVNVSQANWFGGYYQEPRNFIQTFAVDPETYLAAYPELVLPDDQRAAFISDRTCLLVGADIATQYGWSVGERIPLLSNIWQKSDGSSSWDFNICGIFDGDEAAVPANYAIFHYDYYNEELAFNRDQIGWFIINTTGSEVNDRVSRDIDALFANSAAETETSTEAAFNRAFLEQLGNIALVLVLVIGAAFATILMIVGTTMVMAINERTREIAVMKTLGFSEARIFRMILSESILLSLIGGLLGLGLATLLISGAADALSGFLPGLAMPMNIVWIAIGLMIALGVITGIIPALNATRIRIVDALGKI comes from the coding sequence ATGAATGAGGCAACGCTGATCCGCAAAGGCCTGTTTCGCAAGAAAATGCGGGCAGCTCTTCTTCTGATTTCCATTCTGATCGCTTTTCTTATTTTTGGCGCGCTCGGGGCATTTTACAGCGTGTTCACAGCGGGCGTAGATGTGGCGGCGGCAAATCGCCTGATCACCGTGAACCGCATCAACTTCACGGTCTCGATGCCCTATGCCTATTGGGGACGGATTCAGCAGGTTGAAGGGGTCGTCAATGTCAGCCAGGCGAACTGGTTTGGCGGATATTATCAGGAACCGAGAAATTTCATCCAGACCTTTGCGGTTGACCCGGAAACCTATCTTGCGGCGTATCCGGAGCTGGTTCTGCCTGATGACCAACGGGCCGCTTTCATATCGGACCGGACCTGTCTGCTGGTTGGGGCCGACATTGCGACCCAGTACGGATGGTCGGTCGGCGAGCGCATACCATTGCTTTCGAATATCTGGCAGAAATCCGACGGATCGAGTTCCTGGGACTTCAATATCTGCGGGATATTCGACGGCGACGAAGCTGCGGTTCCGGCAAATTATGCGATATTCCACTACGATTATTACAATGAAGAACTGGCGTTCAATCGTGACCAGATCGGATGGTTCATCATCAATACGACGGGCTCGGAGGTGAATGACCGCGTCAGTCGCGACATTGATGCCCTGTTCGCGAATTCCGCTGCGGAAACCGAGACCTCGACAGAGGCCGCTTTCAATCGCGCTTTCCTCGAGCAGCTTGGCAATATCGCTCTGGTTCTGGTGTTGGTGATCGGTGCGGCTTTCGCGACGATTCTGATGATTGTCGGAACCACGATGGTCATGGCCATCAATGAGCGCACCAGAGAAATCGCCGTGATGAAGACGCTCGGATTCAGCGAAGCCCGGATTTTCCGCATGATCCTCAGCGAGTCTATTTTGTTGAGCTTGATCGGGGGGCTGCTCGGTCTTGGCCTGGCGACCCTGCTGATATCCGGCGCGGCGGACGCGCTGTCGGGCTTTTTGCCGGGACTGGCCATGCCGATGAATATCGTCTGGATCGCGATTGGCCTGATGATTGCCTTGGGGGTTATCACAGGAATCATACCGGCATTGAACGCCACCCGGATTCGCATCGTCGATGCCCTTGGAAAAATTTAG
- a CDS encoding RNA polymerase factor sigma-32 has protein sequence MAQNPQTPARPRSADPDRAFLRNAMAEPLLEREEEQILAIRWRDDGDEKALHALTQAYMRLVIAIASKFRKYGLPFADLVQEGNVGLMQAAARFEPEREVRFSTYAAWWIRSSIQDYVLRNWSIVRTGTTSAQKTLFFNLRRVRAMINDINGGDMSPENRKKTAKALRVPEKDVDAMASRLAASDRSLNAPFTEDGDGEWQDLLEDDRPAPEEAVMQSHDAEKRGQWLHDAMASLTEREQLIIRERKLGEDVVTLEALGDQLGISKERVRQIEHQALTKLKKSLTNRFGDPEAAGLI, from the coding sequence ATGGCTCAGAACCCACAAACCCCCGCCCGTCCTCGCTCCGCTGACCCGGACCGTGCCTTTCTCCGCAATGCCATGGCCGAGCCCCTGCTCGAACGTGAGGAGGAACAGATTCTCGCCATCCGATGGCGTGATGACGGGGATGAGAAGGCGCTTCACGCCCTGACTCAGGCCTATATGCGCCTTGTCATCGCGATAGCATCCAAATTCCGCAAATACGGCCTGCCCTTTGCCGACCTTGTCCAGGAAGGCAATGTCGGCCTGATGCAGGCGGCGGCGCGCTTCGAGCCCGAACGGGAAGTCCGTTTTTCCACCTATGCCGCATGGTGGATCCGGTCGTCCATCCAGGACTATGTCTTGCGCAACTGGTCCATCGTGCGCACCGGCACAACGTCGGCCCAGAAGACGCTGTTCTTCAATCTTCGCCGCGTGCGGGCCATGATCAATGACATCAATGGCGGCGACATGTCTCCGGAGAATCGGAAGAAAACCGCCAAGGCGCTGCGCGTTCCGGAAAAGGATGTGGATGCGATGGCGTCCCGTCTGGCGGCCTCGGATCGTTCGCTTAATGCGCCTTTCACCGAAGATGGTGACGGCGAATGGCAGGACTTGCTGGAAGATGATCGCCCGGCCCCCGAAGAAGCCGTCATGCAGTCCCATGATGCCGAGAAGCGGGGTCAATGGTTGCACGACGCAATGGCCAGCCTGACCGAACGCGAACAACTGATTATTCGTGAGCGCAAGCTGGGTGAAGATGTGGTGACGCTGGAAGCTCTGGGTGATCAGCTGGGCATTTCGAAGGAGCGGGTTCGCCAGATCGAGCATCAGGCGCTGACCAAGCTGAAGAAGTCCCTCACCAACCGGTTTGGTGATCCTGAAGCAGCCGGTCTGATCTAG
- a CDS encoding endonuclease/exonuclease/phosphatase family protein → MMPHKITPAFVALLCVLVSGCIAPSTDQPIQAQSSFDDTIRLAAWNVEHLADDNGEGCRARTDDDYALMQAYIDQVDADIWFLQEVESEAAIARVFDDGWAIHVDDRAIPNTNWPACYDNPDQRLGMQRTAIVVRDGIEHRRLPDLNTLDVEGYGGLRPGVRVALEGEHPLELISLHLKSGCFTGQDRDACPILFEQLGVLEAWIDEQSANGVPVIMAGDFNRRMETPGDEFWNDLNDGNPSSLHIAGAGTGPRCNPRYREFIDFIVFNDAAYDAYVMGSFNETTFVEEPERQPSDHCPIAVDVLRE, encoded by the coding sequence ATGATGCCCCATAAAATAACGCCAGCCTTTGTCGCCCTGTTGTGTGTTCTGGTATCAGGCTGCATCGCTCCATCAACTGATCAACCAATCCAAGCCCAATCATCTTTCGACGACACAATCCGTCTGGCGGCATGGAATGTGGAACACTTGGCGGATGACAATGGCGAGGGGTGCCGCGCACGGACTGACGACGACTATGCGCTAATGCAGGCCTACATCGACCAAGTGGATGCCGATATCTGGTTCCTACAGGAAGTCGAGAGCGAGGCGGCAATTGCACGTGTATTTGACGATGGATGGGCAATTCATGTGGATGACCGTGCCATTCCCAATACAAACTGGCCCGCTTGCTATGACAATCCTGATCAACGTCTGGGAATGCAAAGGACCGCCATTGTTGTTCGCGACGGCATCGAGCATCGGCGGCTGCCTGATCTGAACACCTTGGATGTTGAAGGGTATGGAGGGCTTCGTCCGGGGGTTCGTGTTGCCCTTGAAGGTGAACATCCGCTTGAACTGATCAGCCTCCACCTGAAATCAGGTTGTTTCACCGGGCAAGATCGTGATGCGTGCCCCATTCTATTTGAACAGCTGGGCGTATTGGAAGCGTGGATCGATGAACAATCCGCGAATGGTGTCCCAGTGATCATGGCGGGTGATTTCAACCGCCGCATGGAAACGCCCGGAGATGAATTTTGGAATGATCTGAATGATGGCAATCCATCATCGCTTCACATTGCAGGTGCAGGAACTGGCCCACGCTGTAATCCACGATATCGCGAGTTCATCGACTTCATCGTGTTCAACGATGCGGCATACGATGCCTATGTTATGGGGAGCTTCAACGAGACCACATTCGTTGAAGAACCGGAGCGCCAACCGTCAGACCATTGTCCAATCGCGGTGGATGTTTTGCGTGAATAA
- a CDS encoding RNA-binding S4 domain-containing protein: MSEASVRIDIWLWRARFMKTRALAAAYVGKGRIRLGDGPHTRRIEKPSAAVRPGETLTFPLRNRIVSLKVIALGERRGPADEARALYQLVDEQEDAPDV, encoded by the coding sequence ATGAGCGAGGCGTCGGTTCGCATCGATATCTGGCTCTGGCGCGCCCGCTTCATGAAAACACGCGCCCTCGCGGCGGCCTATGTCGGCAAAGGCCGCATCCGGTTGGGTGATGGTCCTCACACAAGGCGGATCGAAAAGCCTTCTGCAGCCGTCCGGCCCGGTGAAACATTGACCTTCCCCTTGCGAAACCGGATTGTAAGTCTGAAGGTAATCGCCTTGGGAGAGCGGCGCGGGCCGGCAGACGAAGCCCGCGCTTTATATCAACTCGTCGACGAGCAGGAGGACGCGCCAGATGTTTGA
- a CDS encoding IS3 family transposase (programmed frameshift), whose amino-acid sequence MRAKSTKSKKPADREVKDIRRATRRHFSAEDKIRIVLEGLRGDDSIAELCRKEGIAQSLYYTWSKEFMEAGKRRLAGDTARAATSDEVKDLRHQARDLKECVADLTLENRLLKKKHSRGWGRRRMRYPAAEKLEIIRLVEQSPLPAKVTLERLGIARRTFYRWYDRYLEGGPEALADLPSTPSRVWNRIPPDIHGQIIELALEQSELSPRELAVRFTDETRYFVSEATVYRLLKAHDLITSPAYVVIKAADRFHTQTTRVNEMWQTDFTYFKIIGWGRMYLSTVLDDYSRYIIAWKLCSTMRAEDVTDTLDMALAASGCDQATVMHKPRLLSDNGPSYIAGELADYIEARRMSHVRGAPFHPQTQGKIERWHQTLKNRILLENYFLPGDLETQIEAFVEHYNHQRYHESLNNVTPADAYFGRAQTIIKQRERIKRQTLEHRRLQHRKLAA is encoded by the exons ATGAGAGCCAAATCTACAAAGTCCAAAAAGCCTGCAGATCGTGAGGTAAAGGACATCCGCCGGGCAACGCGGCGACACTTCTCGGCTGAAGACAAGATCAGGATCGTGCTGGAAGGCCTGCGCGGTGACGACAGCATCGCCGAGCTATGCCGCAAGGAAGGCATTGCGCAGAGCCTGTATTACACATGGTCGAAGGAGTTCATGGAGGCTGGCAAACGCCGGCTTGCCGGTGACACTGCGCGTGCAGCCACCAGCGATGAGGTCAAGGATCTGCGCCATCAGGCGCGTGATCTCAAAGAATGCGTGGCTGATCTGACGCTGGAGAACCGTCTGCTCA AAAAAAAGCATTCTCGCGGATGGGGGAGACGGCGCATGAGATATCCTGCAGCTGAGAAGCTCGAGATCATCAGGCTCGTCGAGCAGTCCCCCTTGCCTGCCAAGGTCACGCTTGAGAGGCTGGGTATAGCGCGGCGAACCTTCTATCGCTGGTATGACCGGTATCTGGAAGGAGGGCCCGAAGCGTTGGCGGACCTGCCATCGACGCCGAGCCGGGTCTGGAACCGCATCCCGCCCGACATCCACGGTCAGATTATCGAACTGGCGCTGGAGCAGTCCGAGCTCAGCCCACGGGAACTGGCTGTGCGGTTCACTGACGAGACGCGCTACTTCGTGTCTGAGGCTACGGTTTACCGGCTGTTGAAGGCCCATGATCTGATTACCAGCCCAGCCTATGTGGTGATCAAGGCTGCTGATCGCTTCCATACCCAGACGACCCGGGTGAACGAGATGTGGCAGACCGATTTTACCTACTTCAAGATCATTGGTTGGGGCAGGATGTATCTGTCGACCGTGCTCGACGATTACTCGCGCTACATCATCGCCTGGAAGCTGTGTTCGACCATGCGCGCCGAGGACGTCACCGACACGCTGGACATGGCGCTCGCCGCTTCAGGCTGCGACCAGGCTACCGTGATGCACAAACCCAGACTGCTTAGCGACAATGGGCCGAGCTACATCGCGGGCGAGCTAGCAGACTACATCGAGGCCCGGCGCATGAGCCATGTTCGCGGCGCACCCTTCCATCCGCAGACGCAAGGCAAGATCGAGCGCTGGCACCAGACCCTCAAGAACCGCATTCTGTTGGAAAACTACTTCCTGCCCGGCGACCTCGAAACGCAGATCGAAGCGTTCGTCGAACACTACAATCATCAACGTTACCACGAGAGCCTGAACAATGTGACGCCTGCAGACGCCTACTTCGGCAGAGCACAAACCATCATCAAACAACGTGAAAGGATCAAGCGACAGACGCTCGAACATCGGCGCTTGCAACACCGCAAACTCGCCGCCTAA